CCCGCCGTTCGGAAGACCGCTTCAACGAAGTGGACTGGACGCTCTCCGAGCGTGGGGTGCCACTGCTGAACGATGCCATAGTCACGCTTGAATGCACCCGTTACAAAATCGATCTCATTGGAGACCACTACCAAATCGTCGGGCGGGTCGAGTCCCTGGAACTGCGAGCCACCAACCCACCCTTGATCTTCCTTCAAGGCAGCTTCCTCAACCTCTCGGTTTAGTGGCGAAGAACGCCACCGGAAGGACCGCCCCAGGCAATTGGGCAGCCCTTCGTCCCAACAACTTTTAGCAAGGAGAACGCATGTCTCTCATCGTTGAGAAGCCAAACGATCTGGACCGCAAGCATTTCTTTATCGACGGCGTTTGGGTCAAGCCCACAGGGGGTCGGACCCGAAACCAGGTGGAGGCAGCCACCGGAGAAGTCATCGGTATAGCCGCTATGGGTTCGGAAGCAGACATCGACGCCGCGGTCAGGGCAGCCCGGCGAGCCCTGGACGATGGGCCTTGGGGTAAAACGTCTCCCCAGGAACGCGCTGAGGTGATGCGACGATTCGCCCGTGAGCTCGACCTCCGATCCACCTACACATCCGAGCTGGTCTCTCGCGAGAATGGGATGCCAATCGGGTTGTCGCAGATGTTGAACGGCGGGGCGCCATCCGTCCTCCTGAACATCTATGCGGACGTCATCGAGAACCTCTCCTTGGAAGAGGTGCGCACCAGCCAGGCTGGCTCGACCATTGTCCGCCGAGAGCCCGTCGGAGTAGTCGGCGCGATCGCACCATGGAACTTTCCGCAAGCGTTGGCCATGTTCAAGATCGCGCCGGCCCTTGCTGCCGGCTGCACGGTGGTGCTCAAGCCCTCGCCGGAAACAGCATTGGATTCTTATGTCTTTGCCGATGCTGCAAAGGCCGCCGGTCTGCCTGATGGCGTATTGAACATCGTCCTGGGTGATCGGGACGCAGGCGCAGCGCTCGTCTCGCACCCTCTGGTGGACAAAATCGCATTTACAGGTTCAACCGCAGCGGGCAGAATTATCGGCGCCGAGTGCGGGCGTTTGATCCGCCGCTGCACGCTTGAACTTGGCGGCAAATCCGCAGCTGTCTTCCTCGAAGACGGCGACGT
This genomic stretch from Micrococcaceae bacterium Sec5.1 harbors:
- a CDS encoding aldehyde dehydrogenase; translated protein: MSLIVEKPNDLDRKHFFIDGVWVKPTGGRTRNQVEAATGEVIGIAAMGSEADIDAAVRAARRALDDGPWGKTSPQERAEVMRRFARELDLRSTYTSELVSRENGMPIGLSQMLNGGAPSVLLNIYADVIENLSLEEVRTSQAGSTIVRREPVGVVGAIAPWNFPQALAMFKIAPALAAGCTVVLKPSPETALDSYVFADAAKAAGLPDGVLNIVLGDRDAGAALVSHPLVDKIAFTGSTAAGRIIGAECGRLIRRCTLELGGKSAAVFLEDGDVNTLLAGLDNASFLNNSQTCTTQSRILIARSRYNEVVDAIGSFADSYRLGNPLDPTVTMGPMATHEHLERVMEYIDMAKASNARLVTGGSRPDGLDSGWFVQPTVFADVDNNDRLAREEVFGPVMALIPFDDDDDAVRMANDSNYGLGGSVWSADEDRALSVARRVRTGTIGLNYYTLDLGAPFGGFKDSGVGRELGPEGINAYLEYKSIYASARYLSV